A window of Pararhodobacter sp. genomic DNA:
GTCACGGCGCCCGTCACAAACAGGTTGAGCGATACTTCCGGGAAAAACCCCTTGGCGCTTTCGCCCCAGATTGGAAAGTCGCAATTGATCGCCCATTCAAAGCCACCGCCGACCGCCCAGCCATTGATCGCCCCAACCACCGGCTTGGCGCCAAAGGTGATCGCCTGCGTCGCGCGCTGGATGGCTTGCACAAGGTCGCGGGCGTCGGCGTCGGACGTCGGGTGAACATGCTCGCGCCGATCATCCCCGGCGCAGAACGCCCGCCCCGCGCCGGTGAAGAGAATTGCGCGCGTCGCCGGGTCGGCGTTGGCATGGTCAAAGGCGCGGGCGACTTCGTCGATCAACTGCCGGTTCATGGCGTTCAGGCGGCTCGGGCGATTGAGCGCAATCACCCGGACCCCGTTCTCGTCCAGCGTGCTCAGGATCGTGTCGAATCGGGCGGCGCTCATTGGTAGCTCCTTATGACGCGGCGGGTCTTGCCCTCGGTCACCTCGAAGGACCCTTTGGGCAGCACGGTCACTTTGGCGGTGACACCAAGGGCTTGCTTGAATTGGCGCGCGATCTGTTCGGCCAGCCCGGCGCCCGGCGGGTGCTCTGTCGCCAGTTCGACGTGAACCGGCAAGACATCATGCGGCGGCGGGGTCGTCAGAACGATCCGGAAATCGCCGGTCAAGGCGGCGATGCCGCTGACCACCGCGCCGACCATCGTTGGAAACACATTCAGCCCGCGCACGACGATCATATCATCCGAGCGGCCCACCACCCGAAACCGGAACCCGGTACAGCCGCATCGGCAAGGCTCGGTTTCGTCGATGGCAATGATGTCGCCGGTGCGAAACCGAACCAGCGGCTGACAATCGCGCAGCAGATGCGTCAGGACCAGCTCACCCGTCGCCCCCGGCACAAGAGCCAGCGGCGCGCCGGTATCGGCGTCGATCAGTTCAGGGTACAGCACATCCGCCGCCAGAAAATGCAACCGCGTGTCGTCGGGGCATTGCGCGGCGAAATTGGAAAACACATCCGACACGCCGAAATTCGCATTGCGTGGCGCGAAGCCCCAGGTGTCGTGCAACCGCGCGCGCAAGGCGGGATCATCCAGTCCCGCCTCGCCGCCGAACAGGCCCAGTTTCAGCCCCAGATCGCGCGGCGCAAGACCGGGAAAGCGCTCGGCAATCACCCGCTCCAGCACGGCCGGGTAGGACGGCGTGCAGGAAATCGCCGTCACGCCGACCTCGAGAATGGTGCGCACCAACAGTTCGGTGCTGCCAACGCCAAACGGAATCACCAGCGCGCCGGTTTCCTGCAAGGTCAGGTGATCGGTCAGCCCGCCCATCCACATCTGATAATTCAGGCAATGCACGACCGTGTGCCCCGGGCCAAGCCCCGCCAGCCGTTGCGCGCGCCCGCCGACGATTTCGGTAACGCGACAATCGCGCGCCGAGAGCGCCAGATTCATCGCCTGCCCGGTGGTGCCGGAGGTGCGATGCAGGCGCACGGCCTGCGTCCGGTCCGCCGCAAGATAGGTGCCGAACGGCGGGTGATCAGCCTGCGACACCCGCAGTTGCGATTTGTCGGACAAGGGCAACGCCGGAAGGTCGCGCAGGTCCTCGGGCGGCGGGACCCCGGCCCAGAGATTGCGGTAGAACACCGAGTTCTCGCGAACATAGGCGCGCTGCCGGTCCCAAGCGGCCTGAAGGATCGGCGGCAAGTCAGCGGCACTCAGGGTCTCGGCATCGGGTAACAGGGTCATGGTTCCATCCCTCGCTGCCAGAGCATGGTCAGCGTCTCGATCACCAGATCGCGGTCGCGCGAAATCGCTTGCATGTTCGGGTCTTGAGACAGCAGCAGGCCGCTCAGATATTGATCGGTCATGCCGCCCAAGGCATAGGCGCGGCGCATCAGGTCGTCGTGGTCAGCGGCTTTGCCCTGCCGCGCCCAGTGCCGTTTGGTGGTCGAAACCGCGCTTTCCAGCCAGTCCCGGTTCAAGGTCTGAAACGCCGCCTGCGCTTCTGGAATGCCTTCGGGATGGTTGAGCAAGCAGCGCATCAGGCCGAGGTTGCTCTCGAACAGTTGGACATAGGTCGCGGTCGCCGCGCGGACCGGATCATCGGCTTGCTGCCGCGATGCCTGTCGCATCTGCCGTTGGATAAAGGCGATAAAGCGCAGCATGACATCGCCGATCAAGGCGTTGCGGTCGGGGAAATAAATGTAGAACGTGCCGGGCGCCACCCCGGCCGCGTCACAGATTTCGGCCACCGTCAGCGCGACGGGCGATGATGTTTCCAAACGGGTGCACAGCGCGCTCTGGATCGCCGCCTTGGTTCGCGCGCCCTTGCGACACCCGGCCGCCGCCCGCAAAAGGTCATTGGCGAACCGCAGGTCCAGATCCTGTTGCGGTGTTCGGGCTTTGCGCGATGGCTGGGTCATGGGGTTCAGGAAATGAATGTGATGTCATATTTATGGAAAGCGATGCGCGTGACGTCAAGCCTCCGAGTGGAGGGTTGCGGCGAGAATGGTCTGCGTTTGTGTCTGATGCGCGCCTGCGCCTGGTGGCGCAGGCAGAAGGAAGGGGGGCGTTGCCCCCCTCTTCGGCTGCGCCGAATTCACCCCCCAGAGTATTTTTGGCAAGATGATGTGGGGAGCCTAGGGTTTTTTGCTCTGCTGGCGCAGCAACAGGCCCGCAACGGTCACGGCAACCGCGACAATCACGATGATGATGGTCGCCAGTGCGTTCACATCCGGGCTGACCCCCAGCCGCACCTTGGAGAAAATCACCATCGGCAGGGTCGAGGCGCCGGGGCCCGAGACGAAGCTGGCGATCACGAGGTCGTCGAGGGACAAGGTGAAGGCCAGGAGCCAGCCCGAGATCAGCGCCGGTGCGATCACCGGCAGGGTGATGTCGAAAAACACCCGCACCGGCCCCGCACCCAGATCGCGCGCGGCTTCCTCGAGGCTTTCATCCATATCGCGCAGCCGGGATTGCGCGATCACCGTGACAAAGGCCGAGCAGAAGGTCGCATGGGCAATCACCACCGTCGTCAGACCGCGCCCGGCGGGCCAACCCAGGACGGATTCCATCGCGACAAACAGCAACAGCAGCGACAGGCCGGTGATCACCTCGGGCATGACCAGCGGGGCGGTGACCATGCCGGTCAGCATCAGTTTGCCCTTGAACCGCGGGAACCGGGTCAGCACAAACGCCGCCAATGTGCCGATGATCATCGCCACCGTCGCGCTGATCACGCCCACCTTGAGGCTGATCCAGGCCGCCGCGAGCATCTGTCCGTCGTTGAGCAACTCGCCATACCAGCGCGTCGAAAACCCGCCCCAGACGGTGACAAGGCGGCTTTCGTTGAAGGAAAACACCACCAGCGACACAATCGGCGCGTAGAGGAACACGAAGCCCAGCGTGGCGACGATCGGCAGGAACAAGCCCCGACGCATCATTTGGGCACCTCTCGGTTTTGCACGGATTGCAGCCACATGATCGGCACCACCACCAGCACCAGCATGACAATCGCCACCGCCGAGGCCACGGGCCAATCGCGCGACGAGAAGAACTCATCCCACAGCACCCGGCCGATCATCAGCGTATCCGGCCCGCCCAAGAGAGCCGGGATGACATATTCGCCGATCGCCGGGATGAACACCAGCATCGAGCCCGCCACGATCCCCGGCAGCGAGAGGGGCAGTGTCACGGTCAGGAAGGTCACGGTGGGCGAGGCGCCAAGGTCGCCGGCCGCCTCCAGCAGGGAATCGTCCAGCTTCACCAATGTCGCGTAGAGCGGCAGGATCATGAACGGCAGATAGGTGTAGACGATGCCGATATAGACCGCGAAATCGGTTTGCATCATCACCAGCGGCTCGTCGATCACGCCGAGCCAGCTCAGGATGTTGTTGATCACCCCGTCGCGCCGCAGGAAGCCGATCCAGGCGTAGACGCGCAGCAGAAACGAGGTCCAGAACGGCAGGATCACCAGCAGCAGCAGCACCGTGCGCCGGGGTTCGGGCGAGCGGGCGATGTAATAGGCAATCGGGTAGCCGATCAGCAGTGCAAAGAATGTCGAGATCGCGGCGACGCGGATCGAGGAGAGGTAAGCGTTGCGATACAGCGCATCGCTGAGCAGGAAGCGGTAATTGTCGAGGCTGGCAATGATCGTCAACCCACCGTCCGGGTCGGTTTCCCACAGCGGGCTATAGGGCGGGCGGCGGATCATGGTCTCGGCCAGCGAGATGCGGCCCAGCACGAGGAAGGGCACGACAAAGAACACGAACAGCCACAGCATCGGCACGGCGATCACCAGCCAGCGGCGCGAGACCCCGATCCGGTCGCCGACCTCGACCGCGAGCAGCAAGAGCGCCGCCGCGGCCAGCAGCAGCGAGAGCGGCGAGGCCGTCGCCTCTGCCATTGGCAGGGTCCCCAGCCGCAACAGAACCGCAAGCGCCGCGAAAACCAGCAGCGTGATCCGCCGGGCGCTGGACCAGACAGAGGCCGCGGCGCTCATTGGGTCAGCACCCGAACGGCCGACGGGTTCCAGCAGGCATGGACGTGTTCGTCCCATGTGATCGGATCGTCGTCGCGCAACTTGCTGGTTTGCGTCACGCTGATCACCCGGCCCGTGGCCAGGCGGACCCGGTAGCTCGACAAATGGCCGACATAGCCCACGTCTTCGACCAGGCCCTTGACGGCATTCGGCACGCCCTGCGGCGGGGTCCGCGAGAGGGTGACGCGCTCGGGCCGCAGCGCCAGCCAGACGGTCTGCCCCTGTGTCAGGCCGGCAACCGGCGGCACCAGAACCGGGCCAAGATCGGCGGTTTCAACCCGCATGAAATCGGGGGCCGCGGGGCCGACAACACCCTCGAACAAGTTAACCGAGCCGATGAAATCCGCGACAAAGCGCGACGAGGGTGTTTCATAAATCTCGGGCGGCTCGCCGACTTGCTTGATCACGCCCTCGTCCATCACGCCGATCCTTGTGGCCAGGGTCATCGCCTCGTCCTGATCATGGGTCACGACGATAAAGGTCACGCCCAGCGATTCCTGTATGCGGATCAATTCGAACTGGGTTTCCTCGCGCAGCTTTTTGTCCAGCGCTCCCAAGGGCTCATCCAGCAGCAGCAATTTCGGCTGCTTGATCAGCGCGCGGGCCAGCGCCACGCGTTGCCGCTGGCCACCCGAAAGCTGGTGCGGCTTGCGTTTACCGAGTGTCTCGAGCTTGACCATCTTGAGCATCTCGCCCGCGCGCTCATACGCCTCGGCCTTGGTTTTCCCTTCGCGCAGCAGCCCATAGGCCACGTTCTTTTCCACGCTCATGTGCGGGAACAGCGCGTAAGACTGGAACATCATGTTGGTGGGGCGCTTGTCCGCGGGAACGCTTGCCATATCCTGCCCGTCGATCAGGATCCGCCCCTCGGAGGGGCGCTCGAATCCGGCCAACATGCGCAGCAAGGTCGATTTCCCGCAGCCCGACCCGCCGAGCAAACAGAACAACTCGCCGCGAAAGATGTCGAGCGAGACGTTCTTGACCGCGGTGACGTCGCCAAAACGTTTCGTGATGTTCTGGATCGAAATGAACGGCGTGGCGTCTGCATCGCGCCAAGGTCGGGTATTCGCGGCGATTGCCGGAGTGGTCATCGCAAGACTCCACCAGTGCTAAAGGATGCCCCGCCCGCGATGTGATCACCGGCGGGCGGGGCCAAAAGGTTACTGACCGGTGCGCACACGCGTCCACAGACGCGTCGCAATGCGATCGGTGCGCGAATCATACGGCACCAGCGTGAACAGGCGATCCATGACCTCCTGAGTCGGGAAAATCGCCGGGTCGCTGGTGATTTGCGGGTCAACCAGCGGCCATGACGGGCGGTTGGCGTTGGCATACCAGACGTAGTTGGTGATTTCCGCGATCACGTCGGGCTGCATCAGGTAGTTGATGAAGCGATGCGCGTTCTCCGGGTTTGGCGCGTCGGCGGGAATGGCCAGCAAATCAAACCACACCACGGCCCCCTCCTCAGGGATCGCATACCACACGTTCACCCCGCGGTCGGCCTCCTCGGCGCGGGCGGCCGCCTGAAAGACGTCACCCGAATAGCCGAAGGCCACGCAGACCTCGCCATTCGCCAGATCGCCGATATATTGTGACGAGTGGAAATAGCGCACGTTTTCCCGCGCCTGGGTCAGCAAATCGCCCGCCGCTTCCAGATCTTCCGGGGCATGTGACTGCGGATCGCGACCCAGATAGGCCAGCGCCGCCGGGATCATTTCAACCGGGGCATCCAGCATGGTGATGCCGCAATCCGCCACTTTGGAGGCGATCTCAGGGTCAAACAGCAGTTCGAGGCTGTTGACCTCATAATCCGCGCCCAGACGTTCGGCGATCATGTCAATGTTATACCCGATCCCCGTGGTGCCCCACATATAGATCGTGCCGTGCTCATTGCCCGGATCGAACGAGGCCGCGCGTGACATCAGCCCTTCGTCCATATTGCTCCAGTTGGGCAATTGCGCGCGGTCCAGCGGCGCATAGACGCCCGCCGCGACCTGACGCTGCAAGAAGTCGGCGGTGGGAACAACCACGTCATACCCCGAGGCTCCGGCCAGCAAGCGCGCCTCCAAGGTCTCGTTCGAATCATACACATCAACCGACACATCAATACCGGTTTCCGCGCGGAAACGGTCGATCGCCGCGTCCGTGATATAGTCCGACCAGATGTACAGGTGCAGCGATCCCTCCGCGAGCGCGGGGGCTGGCAGGGCAAGGCAGGCCAGCGTTGCGGCCAATGTAGAACGTTTCATCAACTCAAAGTCTCCTTGTTGGCAAGCCCGCACAAATCCGCAAGGCTCGAGTCGGCAAAGGCAGTTTTCCGCCCCGGTTTTTTACAGTCTATCCTGTCGCCATTCTGAGCGTCCAGTGGGTCAGAATCACAAAACCCCGGCAGCCCGGATTTCGTCAGAGGGCAAGTGTCAGAGGAATTTGATCAAAAAACAACCCTGTTGTTTCACCCGCGCCTCAAAGCGGCGCCTGTCACGGCGGATGCCAGCATCTGACGGCGCAATCGAACCCCGGTTGCCTTGTCGTTCAGATCGACATCCGCCATGCGCAACACCTGCCCCTTGGCCACGTCGCGCCGCACCCGGACCCGGTGCGCAAGGCCAATCGGCAACAACGCGTCCCGCGCCGAGATCGCCGCCGGGCAGGCCCGGCCCCAGACCGTATAGCCGCCCTCGCCATCCAGCATTTCACCCGCCGTCAGCGCACGTTTGGCCACCGCCACCGCATCGCCGCGCCAGTCCCGCGTGCTGCCCGTGGCCTCGCCCCGCAGGGCCGCCGACAGGACCGAGACCGACAATTCCATGCCGATCAGGTGGAACGGCTTGTACATCGCCGCATAGGCCCCGGTGCTGTCGGTCGGCAGCCCGTATTGCTTGAAACAGGCCGCGGCATAGTCGTTTTGCGCCTTCAGGATCACATAGACCCCCCAGCGCAGATCACGAAACACCGGCAGGCCGTCGCGCTCCAGCGACGAGATCACCTCGACCATGCCATCGCGCGCCAAGTGCCCGCCCAACGCGCGCGGACGCAGGGTCTGCGCCAGATCATCGACGCCGCAGGGTGGAAACGCCAGCCCCGCGTCGGGCACATCGAGGCCGCAGGCATTGGCAATCGCCGCCGCTTCAATCGCCGATTTCGTGCCGTCCAGAAAACTGTTGAACATCTGCGGGTTCATCCCCGCCTCGGCCGCTTGGTCCGGCGTCAGGCCGTAATGGTCCCAAACCCCGTCCGGCGTAACCTCATGGTATGCGGGCAGGAATTTCGTGCCCTTCCCCGCCGCCGCCACGCTGAACCCGCTGGCCCGCGCCCAATCGACCATCTCGGACACCAGCGCGGGTTGGTCGCCATAGGCCATCGAATAGACCAGCCCGGCGGCGCGCGCCTCCGCAGCCAGCACCGGCCCGGCCAGCACATCGGCCTCGACATTGACCATCACGACATGCCGCCCGGCATCCAGCGTTGCGCGCGCGTGGTTCAGCCCGGCCTCGGGCGCGCCGGTCGCCTCGATCACCACATCGACGGGCGCGCGGGCTGCGTCCAGCCCGTCGTCCAGAAACACCGTCGCGGCGATGCGGGCGGGCGTCCAGCCCACCGCGCGACAGGCGGCGCGTGCGCGTTCAGGGTCCAGATCGGCGATATGCGTGACGCTCAGCCCGGCGATATGCGGCGCCTGCGCCAGAAACATCGCGCCGAACTTACCCGCGCCGATCAGCGCCACGCGCACCGGCTTGCCCGCCTCGGCCCGCGCCTTTGCCAAGATCGAGAGATTCATGGCGCTTTCCTTTTCTTCGTGTTGCGCAACAAAACAAACGAGACCACGTTCAGCGCCGCCGGAATGGCAAACACCGCGCCCGGCAAAAACCACAGCGCGTCCTCGCCCGTGAACAGTGCAAAGGTCCATGTGTAGACAAACGGCGAGACAATCATGCCGACAGCATGCAACGAGGCCAAGGCCCCTTGCAGCTCGCCTTGCTGCGAACTCGACACCATATCCGACATTTCCGCCCGCAGCGCCGGCATCACCAGCCCGGACAGCGCCGAGATCGGGATCATCACCAGCGCCAGAACCCCGCTTTCCAGCCAGATCAGCGTCGAGAACGAGGCAAAACCCGCTATGAACCCGATGAACATCGCCGCCCGCCGTCCGAGCCGCGCGATCACCACCCGAATGAGCACCCCCTGCACCAGCGCAAAGCCCACGCCATAAAACGCCAGCGACAACCCCACCTGCCCCGGTGTCCAGCCAAACCGCGCAATGGTGAAATAGGCCCAGATCACCGGATAGACGGCAAAGCCGAACTCATGCACCGTGTAGATCGTCAGATAGCGCCCGAGGCCGGGCAGTTTGCCGATGTGCTTGAACGCGCCGAACGGGTTTGCGCGCCGCAGCTCGAACGGACGGCGGTGCTCCGCGCTCAGCGATTCGCGCAGCACCAGAACGCCGAACAGCATGTTCAGCCCCGAGACCACCGCCGCCGCCACGAACGGCGCGCGCACGCCATATTCGGCCAGCATCCCGCCAATTGCCGGGCCCAGCACAAAGCCCGTGCCGAACGCCGCGCCCACCAGACCAAAGCGCTGCGCCTTTTCCTTGGGCGTCGAGATATCCGAGATATAGGCCATCGACGTGCCATAGGTGGACGAGGCCGCGCCAATCACCAGCCGCGTGGCAAAGATCAACCAGACCGAACCGGCCAGCGCCAGCACGACGTAATCGGCCGACAGAACCGCCAGCGACACCAGCAGGACGGGTCGGCGGCCAAAGCGATCCGACAGGTTGCCGATCACCGGGCCGAACAGGAATTGCATCACCGCAAACCCGCCGACCAAGGCCCCGCCCCACAACGCCGCGCTGGCCAGGTCACCGCCGGTAACCGCGCGCAGCAGATCGGGCATCACCGGCATGATCAGGCCAAAGCCGATGGCATCCAGCGTCAGTGTGATCAGGATGAAAAAGATCGCAGCGCGATTTTGCATGGATGCCGTTTCTCGCTAAGGGACGTGTCGAAATCGCTTAGCCAAATGTCAATTCTTCAACATTAAAATCAGGGGATATCTAGACCCCCCCCCTGAACTGTTCATTTTTCAACAATCCGCGAATGTCATACCTATGCCTGAACATGGCCGATCCCGCGCAGGAAGCGGCTCAGATGCTCGGCATAGGCAACAGGTTGGTCAATGCAGGGCAGATGCCCGGCGTCCCGGATCAGCGCAAATTTCGACCCCGGAACAAGGTCTGTGGTTTCGCGCACCATATCGGGCGGGGTCGAGCCATCCTCGCTGGCCGCAATGCCCAGAACCGGCAGTCGCAGGCTGGCGGTTGTCACGTAGAAATCCGCACCCGCAAGCGCCGCGATGCAGCCCGCGTAGCCGTCGAGCGTGGTGCGCACCAGCATCGCGCGCCACGCGTGGCATTCGGGCGTGGCGCGGAAGGCCGCCGGGAACCAGCGCTCGATCACGCCATCGGCCAGCGCCTCGATCCCGCCGGCCCGCACCGTGTCGATCCGTTCCTGCCAGGCGTCCTTGGTGCCGATCTTCGCCGCGGTATTCGACAGCACCAGGCCGCGCAACAAATCCAGCCGTTTCACCGCCAGCCCCTGCGCGACCTGACCGCCGATCGACAGCCCCACCAGCACCGCGTCGCGGATCTCCAGATGGTCCATCAAGCGCTCCAGATCGCGCACCAGCGCGCCCATCGTGTAAGGCGCAGGCGGCGCGTCGGACAACCCGTGGCCGCGCATGTCATAGCGCAAGATGCGCAGACCTTCGGGCAACAGGGGAATGATCTTGTCCCACAGGCGCAAATCGGTTCCCAGCGAATTGGCGAACACCAGTGGCACCCCATCCGGGTCGCCATCCAATTGATAATGCAGGCGTATATCGCCCAGATCAGCCATGAGCATTCGCGATCCCTTTCCTTGCGTGCCAAACGCGGCCCGACAGTGATACTGGAAACGCCGCGCAGGACAAGCCATGCGGCGCAGGCCGCCCCGCGACATGACCTTGAAACCCGACGCCAAAGTTGCGATCTGAGAGGCTGGAGGATCCGATGACCCAAAACCACCCCAATCCCGTGCTGGACTTCATGCTCACGCGCCGCTCACGGCCCGCTGCTGCGCTGAAATTGCCCGCCCCCGATGCCGCGACGCTGGAACATCTGCTGACCGCGGCCACCCGCGTTCCCGATCATGGCAAGCTCGAGCCGTGGCGCTTTTTGATCATTGACGGCGCCGCCCGGCAGCGCCTGTCCGACCTGATCCTCGAACGCGGCCCGGCCCTGACCATCGCGCCCGAGAAAATCGAGAAAGCCGCCAAGACCTGGGCCAATGCGCCGCTGATCGTGGCCGTGGTCCTGTCGCCCAAACCCTCGGAAAATGTCCCCGAGATCGAGCAATTGCTGTCGGCCGGTGCGGTCTGCCTGAGCCTGGTCAATGCCGCGCTGGCCTCGGGTTGGGGGGCGGCCTGGATCACCGGCTGGGCGGCCTTTGACCGCGCATTCCTGGAAACCGGGCTTGGCCTGCAACCCCATGAGCAGATCGCGGGTTTCGTGCATCTTGGCAGTTGCGACACCCCCGTCACCGACCGCCCGCGCCCCGATGTTTCGGCGCTGATTCAAAGGCTTGATACATGATCCTGGGCGCGATTGCCGCCGCATTCGGCCAGTGGAGCGACCCGAAATTCCGCCGCGCCCTCTGGTTCGGCCTGGCCCTCGCCATTGCGCTGCTGTTTGCCATGTATGCGGCGGTCCTGATGGTCGTGCAGATCTTCACCCCTGATGCCCTGACCCTGCTCTGGGTCGGCGAGGTGCACGGCATTGCGACGCTGCTCTCTTTTGCGTCCTTGGCCTTCATGCTGGTGCTGTCGATCTTCCTGATGGTGCCCGTGGCCTCGGCCTTTACCGGGTTGTTTCTGGATGACGTGGCCGACGCCGTCGAAGCCCGCCACTATGCGCAACTTCCGCAAGCCCCGCGCGCGCCGTTCCTGACCTCGCTGGTCAATTCGCTGCGCTATTTCGGCGTCCTGGTGGCGCTGAATCTGCTGGGGATGGTGTTGTTCATTTTCTCGGGCGGGCTGGGGATGATCGCGCTCTGGCTGATCAACGGCTACCTGCTATCGCGCGAGTACTTCACCATGATCGCCCTGCGCCGCCTGCCGCCACAGGCCGCCCACGCCATGCGCCGCGACAATCGGTTCCGGCTGTGGACGACCGGGGTTCTGATGGCGGTGCCACTCAGCATTCCGGTGGTCAACCTGTTCATGCCGGTGGTCGCGGCGGCCACCTTCACCCATCTGTACCACCGATTGCGCGCTTAACTGTGGATCCAGCGGTTGATGACATCCATGTTTTCAACCGTCACCACGCCCGAGAGGATGATCCAGACGATCCCCGCCCACAGGAGCGTCGCCACCACCGTGGTGATGATCATTTTCTTGCGGATCTGCGGGTTGGAGGGTGCCGACGAGGGCGTGCCGGGTGTGACCTCGCCCATCTCACCCTGAGTTTTCAACCGCAGCGGCAAGATGACCAGCAGCGTCAGAAACCAGACGAACCCGTAGACGATAAAGGCTGAAAACGCTGGCATCACACTTGCTCCAGCTCAACCAGACAGCCGTTGAAGTCCTTGGGATGCAAGAACAAAACCGGCTTGCCATGGGCGCCGATCTTTGGCTCGCCGCTGCCCAGAATGCGCGCCCCCTCGGCCAGAAGTTTGTCGCGCGCCGCCAG
This region includes:
- a CDS encoding enoyl-CoA hydratase/isomerase family protein, with product MSAARFDTILSTLDENGVRVIALNRPSRLNAMNRQLIDEVARAFDHANADPATRAILFTGAGRAFCAGDDRREHVHPTSDADARDLVQAIQRATQAITFGAKPVVGAINGWAVGGGFEWAINCDFPIWGESAKGFFPEVSLNLFVTGAVTSLLPAMVGLHKAREMLFFSEKYSARELLALGVAWKVVPDDRLLAEARKTAERLAALPILSVRAMKRVLNATASTDLNRALQLETEATVAGFMDPETTRLLRDF
- a CDS encoding phenylacetate--CoA ligase family protein, producing the protein MTLLPDAETLSAADLPPILQAAWDRQRAYVRENSVFYRNLWAGVPPPEDLRDLPALPLSDKSQLRVSQADHPPFGTYLAADRTQAVRLHRTSGTTGQAMNLALSARDCRVTEIVGGRAQRLAGLGPGHTVVHCLNYQMWMGGLTDHLTLQETGALVIPFGVGSTELLVRTILEVGVTAISCTPSYPAVLERVIAERFPGLAPRDLGLKLGLFGGEAGLDDPALRARLHDTWGFAPRNANFGVSDVFSNFAAQCPDDTRLHFLAADVLYPELIDADTGAPLALVPGATGELVLTHLLRDCQPLVRFRTGDIIAIDETEPCRCGCTGFRFRVVGRSDDMIVVRGLNVFPTMVGAVVSGIAALTGDFRIVLTTPPPHDVLPVHVELATEHPPGAGLAEQIARQFKQALGVTAKVTVLPKGSFEVTEGKTRRVIRSYQ
- a CDS encoding TetR/AcrR family transcriptional regulator yields the protein MTQPSRKARTPQQDLDLRFANDLLRAAAGCRKGARTKAAIQSALCTRLETSSPVALTVAEICDAAGVAPGTFYIYFPDRNALIGDVMLRFIAFIQRQMRQASRQQADDPVRAATATYVQLFESNLGLMRCLLNHPEGIPEAQAAFQTLNRDWLESAVSTTKRHWARQGKAADHDDLMRRAYALGGMTDQYLSGLLLSQDPNMQAISRDRDLVIETLTMLWQRGMEP
- a CDS encoding ABC transporter permease subunit, whose amino-acid sequence is MMRRGLFLPIVATLGFVFLYAPIVSLVVFSFNESRLVTVWGGFSTRWYGELLNDGQMLAAAWISLKVGVISATVAMIIGTLAAFVLTRFPRFKGKLMLTGMVTAPLVMPEVITGLSLLLLFVAMESVLGWPAGRGLTTVVIAHATFCSAFVTVIAQSRLRDMDESLEEAARDLGAGPVRVFFDITLPVIAPALISGWLLAFTLSLDDLVIASFVSGPGASTLPMVIFSKVRLGVSPDVNALATIIIVIVAVAVTVAGLLLRQQSKKP
- a CDS encoding ABC transporter permease subunit; this translates as MLWLFVFFVVPFLVLGRISLAETMIRRPPYSPLWETDPDGGLTIIASLDNYRFLLSDALYRNAYLSSIRVAAISTFFALLIGYPIAYYIARSPEPRRTVLLLLVILPFWTSFLLRVYAWIGFLRRDGVINNILSWLGVIDEPLVMMQTDFAVYIGIVYTYLPFMILPLYATLVKLDDSLLEAAGDLGASPTVTFLTVTLPLSLPGIVAGSMLVFIPAIGEYVIPALLGGPDTLMIGRVLWDEFFSSRDWPVASAVAIVMLVLVVVPIMWLQSVQNREVPK
- a CDS encoding ABC transporter ATP-binding protein — translated: MTTPAIAANTRPWRDADATPFISIQNITKRFGDVTAVKNVSLDIFRGELFCLLGGSGCGKSTLLRMLAGFERPSEGRILIDGQDMASVPADKRPTNMMFQSYALFPHMSVEKNVAYGLLREGKTKAEAYERAGEMLKMVKLETLGKRKPHQLSGGQRQRVALARALIKQPKLLLLDEPLGALDKKLREETQFELIRIQESLGVTFIVVTHDQDEAMTLATRIGVMDEGVIKQVGEPPEIYETPSSRFVADFIGSVNLFEGVVGPAAPDFMRVETADLGPVLVPPVAGLTQGQTVWLALRPERVTLSRTPPQGVPNAVKGLVEDVGYVGHLSSYRVRLATGRVISVTQTSKLRDDDPITWDEHVHACWNPSAVRVLTQ
- a CDS encoding polyamine ABC transporter substrate-binding protein, with amino-acid sequence MKRSTLAATLACLALPAPALAEGSLHLYIWSDYITDAAIDRFRAETGIDVSVDVYDSNETLEARLLAGASGYDVVVPTADFLQRQVAAGVYAPLDRAQLPNWSNMDEGLMSRAASFDPGNEHGTIYMWGTTGIGYNIDMIAERLGADYEVNSLELLFDPEIASKVADCGITMLDAPVEMIPAALAYLGRDPQSHAPEDLEAAGDLLTQARENVRYFHSSQYIGDLANGEVCVAFGYSGDVFQAAARAEEADRGVNVWYAIPEEGAVVWFDLLAIPADAPNPENAHRFINYLMQPDVIAEITNYVWYANANRPSWPLVDPQITSDPAIFPTQEVMDRLFTLVPYDSRTDRIATRLWTRVRTGQ
- a CDS encoding NAD(P)H-dependent oxidoreductase produces the protein MNLSILAKARAEAGKPVRVALIGAGKFGAMFLAQAPHIAGLSVTHIADLDPERARAACRAVGWTPARIAATVFLDDGLDAARAPVDVVIEATGAPEAGLNHARATLDAGRHVVMVNVEADVLAGPVLAAEARAAGLVYSMAYGDQPALVSEMVDWARASGFSVAAAGKGTKFLPAYHEVTPDGVWDHYGLTPDQAAEAGMNPQMFNSFLDGTKSAIEAAAIANACGLDVPDAGLAFPPCGVDDLAQTLRPRALGGHLARDGMVEVISSLERDGLPVFRDLRWGVYVILKAQNDYAAACFKQYGLPTDSTGAYAAMYKPFHLIGMELSVSVLSAALRGEATGSTRDWRGDAVAVAKRALTAGEMLDGEGGYTVWGRACPAAISARDALLPIGLAHRVRVRRDVAKGQVLRMADVDLNDKATGVRLRRQMLASAVTGAALRRG
- a CDS encoding TCR/Tet family MFS transporter, whose amino-acid sequence is MQNRAAIFFILITLTLDAIGFGLIMPVMPDLLRAVTGGDLASAALWGGALVGGFAVMQFLFGPVIGNLSDRFGRRPVLLVSLAVLSADYVVLALAGSVWLIFATRLVIGAASSTYGTSMAYISDISTPKEKAQRFGLVGAAFGTGFVLGPAIGGMLAEYGVRAPFVAAAVVSGLNMLFGVLVLRESLSAEHRRPFELRRANPFGAFKHIGKLPGLGRYLTIYTVHEFGFAVYPVIWAYFTIARFGWTPGQVGLSLAFYGVGFALVQGVLIRVVIARLGRRAAMFIGFIAGFASFSTLIWLESGVLALVMIPISALSGLVMPALRAEMSDMVSSSQQGELQGALASLHAVGMIVSPFVYTWTFALFTGEDALWFLPGAVFAIPAALNVVSFVLLRNTKKRKAP